One genomic window of Prochlorococcus marinus str. NATL2A includes the following:
- a CDS encoding DUF3122 domain-containing protein: MEGFRNSFRVIISILLICCCFFTSANKSYADSKVTLNDQKKEIKRSLESLKDLDYQTWQIIVYPSSKESKNLILRIVGYPGSLRIDHPTSLMVNSGRKTWDLKDITINSKINVEALNDSAVEFDLSTLIAELDKNRPLRLSLPGLINDLPIPPYLVSEWRSLAE; encoded by the coding sequence ATGGAAGGATTTCGTAATTCATTTCGTGTAATAATTTCTATTCTTTTGATTTGTTGTTGTTTTTTTACTAGCGCCAATAAAAGTTATGCAGATTCAAAAGTCACTTTAAATGATCAGAAAAAGGAGATTAAAAGAAGCTTAGAGAGCCTCAAAGACTTGGATTACCAAACTTGGCAAATTATCGTCTATCCAAGTTCGAAAGAGTCTAAGAATTTAATTTTGAGAATTGTGGGTTATCCAGGCTCATTAAGGATTGATCATCCAACTAGTTTGATGGTTAATTCAGGTAGAAAGACTTGGGATTTAAAAGACATAACAATAAACAGTAAAATCAATGTTGAAGCTTTGAATGACTCTGCTGTCGAATTTGACCTAAGCACTTTGATTGCTGAGTTGGATAAAAATAGACCTTTGAGATTAAGTTTGCCAGGATTGATAAATGATTTACCAATCCCGCCTTACTTAGTAAGTGAATGGAGATCATTGGCTGAATAA
- a CDS encoding NAD(+) kinase → MPRVGLIVNDGKELAVKTAKTFQKKLEDSGFEVVRVSSAGGLLGFTNPDQYMSSQGYNSCIPEGFDSSILFAVVLGGDGTVLSAARQTAPLGIPILTVNTGHLGFLAEAYLSDIDKIFKHLVARQWSIEKRTSLVVSVMRGDQCRWEALCLNEMALHREPMTSMCHFEISVGRHAPVDISADGVILSTPTGSTAYSLSAGGPVITPDCPVLQLTPVSPHSLASRALVFSNEEPVTVFPATPERLMMVVDGSAGCYVWPEDRVLIRKSDHPVKFIRLSDHEFFQVLRNKLGWGLPHVAKPDKT, encoded by the coding sequence GTGCCCCGAGTAGGACTGATCGTTAATGACGGGAAAGAGCTTGCTGTTAAGACAGCAAAAACTTTTCAAAAGAAACTAGAAGATTCTGGTTTTGAGGTCGTAAGAGTAAGTAGCGCAGGCGGTTTATTAGGTTTTACTAATCCTGATCAATATATGAGTTCACAAGGATACAACTCATGTATTCCAGAAGGTTTTGATTCTTCAATTTTATTTGCCGTTGTATTGGGAGGTGATGGGACTGTCTTGTCTGCAGCAAGACAAACTGCACCATTGGGTATCCCCATACTCACTGTAAATACTGGACATTTAGGCTTTTTGGCTGAGGCGTATCTTTCAGATATAGATAAAATTTTCAAACATTTAGTTGCAAGGCAATGGAGTATTGAGAAAAGAACAAGCCTAGTAGTGAGTGTTATGAGAGGTGATCAATGTAGATGGGAAGCTCTTTGCCTCAATGAAATGGCATTGCATAGAGAACCTATGACAAGTATGTGTCATTTTGAAATTTCTGTTGGTCGGCATGCGCCCGTCGATATTTCTGCAGATGGTGTAATTCTCTCTACTCCTACTGGTTCAACTGCTTATTCACTCAGTGCCGGGGGACCTGTGATTACTCCTGATTGTCCAGTTTTACAGCTTACGCCTGTATCTCCTCATTCATTAGCATCTAGAGCTCTTGTCTTTAGCAACGAAGAGCCAGTAACGGTTTTTCCTGCCACACCTGAAAGATTAATGATGGTAGTTGATGGTAGTGCAGGCTGTTATGTATGGCCAGAGGATAGAGTTTTAATTAGAAAAAGTGATCATCCAGTTAAGTTCATTAGACTTTCTGATCATGAGTTCTTTCAAGTTCTAAGAAATAAATTAGGTTGGGGACTCCCCCACGTTGCGAAACCTGATAAAACATAA
- the ribD gene encoding bifunctional diaminohydroxyphosphoribosylaminopyrimidine deaminase/5-amino-6-(5-phosphoribosylamino)uracil reductase RibD has product MINLAEDQKIWVPWMRRSIQLALLAEGRTSPNPLVGSIVLDSNGRLVGEGFHSGAGNPHAEIEALAQAGKKALDGTIVVTLEPCCHQGLTPPCTEAIIRAGLKKVVVGMVDPDPRVSGNGISRLKDSGLEVIEGVLSQECESINREFSFRVRHGRPWGILKWAMSLDGKIGLPNGCSKWITDIPARHSVHRIRSKCDAVIVGGGTVRADNPLLTSREKLDFEPLRVVFSKTLNLPQSAKLWDTKIARTIIAYGPEGDESFFSDLPNGPEKLRLNSNNPSELLSSLAKKGCNKILWECGPQLATSAIEANCVQELVVFVAPKLLGGMSSMSPLNNFGFESISSSYKLQHSFLDRKGEDICWRLIF; this is encoded by the coding sequence ATGATTAATTTGGCTGAGGATCAAAAAATATGGGTGCCATGGATGAGACGCTCAATCCAACTGGCTTTATTAGCAGAAGGCAGGACAAGCCCAAACCCCCTAGTTGGATCTATTGTGTTGGATTCGAATGGAAGACTTGTTGGAGAGGGATTTCATTCAGGCGCAGGGAATCCTCATGCTGAAATAGAAGCACTTGCTCAGGCGGGAAAGAAGGCGCTTGATGGAACAATCGTTGTAACTTTAGAACCCTGTTGCCATCAAGGCTTAACACCTCCCTGTACAGAAGCAATAATAAGAGCAGGTCTAAAAAAAGTTGTTGTTGGGATGGTCGATCCTGATCCAAGAGTCTCAGGTAATGGAATCTCAAGATTGAAAGACTCTGGACTTGAAGTAATCGAGGGGGTTTTGAGTCAAGAATGTGAATCAATTAATCGCGAATTTAGTTTTCGAGTTCGTCATGGACGTCCTTGGGGAATTCTAAAATGGGCAATGAGCTTAGATGGAAAAATTGGCTTGCCAAATGGTTGTAGTAAGTGGATTACAGATATTCCTGCAAGGCATTCGGTTCATAGAATTAGATCTAAGTGCGATGCAGTAATAGTTGGAGGAGGAACAGTTCGGGCCGATAATCCACTTTTAACTTCAAGGGAAAAGTTAGATTTTGAGCCATTAAGGGTTGTTTTTTCAAAAACTTTGAACTTGCCTCAATCTGCAAAACTTTGGGATACAAAAATCGCTAGAACAATTATTGCTTATGGGCCAGAGGGTGATGAATCTTTCTTTTCTGATTTGCCAAATGGTCCAGAGAAATTGAGATTGAATTCGAATAATCCATCCGAATTACTCTCCTCACTTGCGAAAAAAGGCTGCAATAAAATTCTTTGGGAATGCGGTCCTCAACTTGCTACAAGTGCAATCGAAGCAAATTGTGTTCAGGAATTAGTAGTTTTTGTAGCACCAAAACTCTTAGGAGGGATGTCTTCGATGAGTCCTTTGAACAATTTTGGGTTTGAATCAATAAGTTCTTCCTATAAATTGCAACATTCTTTTTTAGATCGAAAAGGAGAAGATATCTGTTGGAGACTGATTTTTTAG
- the ftsH gene encoding ATP-dependent zinc metalloprotease FtsH: MPIRQDENQPNKRFGIINLVLIGFGALLLFSSFFPSQNTQVPRVPYSLFINQVDDGEVKRAYITQDQIRYELSTAEEGAPSVLATTPIFDMELPQRLEKKGVEFAAAPPKKPNIFTTILSWVVPPLIFILVLQFFARRSMGGGGAQGALSFTKSKAKVYVPDDESKVTFADVAGVDEAKDELTEIVDFLKKPQRYTDIGARIPKGVLLVGPPGTGKTLLSKAVAGEAEVPFFIISGSEFVELFVGAGAARVRDLFEQAKKKAPCIIFIDELDAIGKSRSGSMGVVGGNDEREQTLNQLLTEMDGFASTDKPVIVLAATNQPEVLDAALLRPGRFDRQVLVDRPDLSGRKTILEIYTKKVKLSAKIDLDRIAQATSGFAGADLANMVNEAALLAARSYRSEVEQQDLNEAIERVVAGLEKKSRVLQDDEKKIVAYHEVGHAIVGHLMPGGSKVAKISIVPRGMSALGYTLQLPTEERFLNSKEELQGQIATLLGGRSAEEIIFGKVTTGASNDLQRATDIAEQMVGTYGMSDILGPLAYDKQGGGQFLGGNNNPRRELSDATAQAIDKEVRSLVDDAHEKALNILKNNLSLLEDISQKILEKEVIEGDDLIKMLSSSVMPEKVSN, translated from the coding sequence ATGCCAATACGACAGGACGAAAATCAACCAAATAAACGCTTTGGAATAATTAATTTAGTTTTAATTGGTTTTGGAGCGCTTCTTCTCTTTAGTAGTTTTTTCCCAAGCCAAAATACACAAGTCCCAAGAGTTCCTTATTCACTTTTCATAAATCAAGTTGATGATGGAGAAGTTAAACGTGCATACATAACACAAGATCAAATTAGATATGAACTTTCTACAGCTGAAGAAGGTGCCCCTTCTGTTTTGGCAACGACTCCAATTTTTGATATGGAGTTACCTCAAAGGCTCGAGAAAAAAGGCGTCGAGTTCGCAGCGGCACCTCCCAAAAAACCCAATATATTCACTACTATTCTTAGCTGGGTAGTACCACCACTAATATTTATTCTTGTTTTACAGTTTTTTGCTCGAAGAAGCATGGGTGGTGGTGGAGCTCAAGGAGCCCTAAGTTTCACAAAAAGTAAAGCTAAAGTTTATGTTCCTGACGATGAATCGAAGGTTACTTTCGCGGATGTTGCAGGAGTTGATGAAGCAAAAGACGAATTAACAGAAATAGTTGATTTCCTCAAGAAGCCACAAAGATATACAGATATTGGTGCAAGAATTCCAAAAGGTGTTTTATTAGTAGGACCACCAGGAACTGGTAAAACTCTCTTATCTAAGGCTGTAGCAGGTGAAGCGGAAGTTCCTTTCTTTATCATTTCTGGTTCTGAATTTGTTGAGTTATTTGTTGGTGCTGGTGCGGCGAGAGTTAGAGATTTATTTGAACAAGCTAAGAAAAAAGCTCCGTGCATAATATTTATCGATGAATTAGATGCTATTGGTAAAAGTAGATCTGGATCAATGGGAGTAGTTGGAGGTAATGATGAAAGAGAGCAAACTCTTAATCAATTACTTACAGAAATGGATGGATTTGCTTCAACTGATAAACCTGTAATTGTCCTTGCAGCGACAAACCAACCTGAGGTGTTGGATGCAGCTCTATTACGTCCAGGTAGATTCGATAGACAAGTTCTTGTGGATAGACCTGATTTATCTGGTAGGAAAACTATTTTAGAAATTTACACAAAGAAAGTAAAACTCTCGGCAAAAATAGATCTTGATAGAATTGCTCAAGCTACAAGTGGATTCGCAGGCGCCGATTTAGCAAACATGGTAAATGAAGCGGCTCTTTTAGCGGCAAGATCTTACCGCTCAGAAGTTGAGCAGCAAGATTTAAATGAAGCCATTGAAAGAGTTGTTGCTGGGCTTGAGAAAAAAAGCAGAGTTTTACAAGACGATGAGAAAAAGATTGTGGCTTATCACGAGGTTGGCCACGCAATAGTGGGACACTTAATGCCTGGTGGAAGCAAAGTGGCAAAAATTTCAATAGTACCAAGAGGTATGAGCGCTTTAGGCTATACTCTCCAACTCCCAACAGAGGAAAGATTCCTAAATTCCAAAGAAGAACTTCAAGGTCAAATCGCTACTCTCCTTGGGGGAAGATCTGCAGAGGAGATAATTTTTGGAAAAGTTACTACAGGTGCTTCAAACGATTTACAAAGAGCAACAGATATTGCTGAGCAAATGGTAGGTACATATGGAATGAGCGATATCCTAGGTCCATTAGCATATGACAAACAAGGAGGAGGTCAATTCCTTGGAGGGAACAATAATCCTAGAAGAGAATTAAGTGATGCTACTGCTCAAGCAATTGATAAAGAAGTCAGAAGCTTGGTAGATGATGCACATGAAAAAGCCCTAAATATCCTAAAAAATAATCTTTCATTACTTGAAGATATTTCTCAAAAAATTCTTGAGAAAGAAGTTATAGAAGGAGATGATCTAATTAAGATGCTATCAAGCAGCGTAATGCCTGAAAAAGTTTCTAATTAA
- a CDS encoding bifunctional cobalt-precorrin-7 (C(5))-methyltransferase/cobalt-precorrin-6B (C(15))-methyltransferase, whose amino-acid sequence MPDESKQIHVIGIDTSSVESFFEAKKKPIFKAERITGPQRILDSFKTWLKDKNIKNNKFEFFSTDKLNDFIDLLKKDKKKTIVFSGGDPLWFGIGRLLIQNFPLSNLYFEPAATSFQLAFSKLGKPWQDTQWISLHGRDPLQLEKAIKKLPSSLVVLTDSNRGGAKEVYQLMDSLELQKKYEFWTFERLGYINERILKISSVDDFPIDLDPLHLVILLKKEEPLIQSIDLPLFGIVDSVFLQNADCPGLMTKKEVRVQILAELNLPKQGIIWDIGSGVGSIGLEALRISPNLKLVSIDKRVGSTNIIKENARRLGVKPSLIIEDEALNIFKQNKITSSLSKPERVIIGGGGSNSHLILEEVLKLINSTCIIVIPLISLKSISKLESILKPKAHKLSISQHQSYRGVSIGEDIRLSPLNPVFILKGEIK is encoded by the coding sequence ATGCCTGATGAGTCAAAACAGATACACGTAATCGGAATTGATACTTCAAGTGTTGAAAGTTTTTTTGAAGCTAAAAAAAAACCAATTTTTAAAGCTGAAAGAATCACTGGTCCTCAAAGAATTTTAGATTCATTCAAAACTTGGTTAAAGGATAAAAATATAAAAAACAATAAGTTCGAGTTCTTTTCAACTGACAAACTAAATGACTTTATAGATCTATTAAAAAAGGACAAGAAAAAAACAATTGTGTTTTCTGGTGGTGATCCTCTTTGGTTTGGGATTGGTAGATTATTAATTCAAAACTTTCCTTTATCAAATCTTTATTTTGAGCCAGCCGCGACCTCTTTCCAACTCGCTTTTTCCAAACTTGGCAAACCTTGGCAAGATACACAATGGATCAGTCTTCATGGAAGAGACCCGCTTCAATTAGAAAAAGCAATTAAAAAGCTTCCTTCTTCACTTGTGGTTTTAACTGACTCAAATAGAGGAGGAGCTAAGGAGGTTTATCAATTAATGGATTCCTTGGAACTTCAGAAAAAATATGAATTTTGGACTTTCGAAAGGCTTGGATATATCAATGAAAGAATTCTAAAAATATCTTCTGTTGATGATTTCCCAATTGATCTTGATCCATTGCATCTTGTGATTCTTTTAAAAAAAGAAGAGCCTCTAATACAATCAATAGATTTACCTTTATTTGGAATTGTTGATTCAGTTTTTCTTCAAAATGCAGACTGCCCTGGGTTAATGACAAAAAAAGAAGTTAGGGTTCAAATTCTTGCCGAACTTAATCTCCCAAAGCAAGGAATAATTTGGGACATAGGAAGTGGAGTTGGGAGTATTGGTTTAGAAGCATTAAGGATATCTCCAAATCTAAAATTAGTATCCATTGATAAAAGAGTTGGAAGTACAAATATAATCAAGGAAAACGCCAGAAGGCTTGGTGTTAAGCCATCATTGATAATTGAGGATGAAGCATTAAATATATTTAAACAAAATAAAATTACATCTAGTCTTTCAAAACCAGAAAGAGTTATTATCGGAGGCGGTGGCTCAAACTCACATTTAATTCTTGAAGAAGTTTTGAAGCTGATAAATAGTACTTGTATAATAGTTATACCACTAATATCATTAAAATCTATATCAAAATTAGAGTCGATTTTAAAGCCTAAAGCCCACAAGTTATCTATTAGTCAACATCAATCGTATAGAGGTGTAAGTATTGGAGAAGATATAAGATTATCTCCTTTAAATCCTGTTTTTATTTTGAAGGGTGAAATTAAATAA